One segment of Meriones unguiculatus strain TT.TT164.6M chromosome X, Bangor_MerUng_6.1, whole genome shotgun sequence DNA contains the following:
- the Ccdc160 gene encoding coiled-coil domain-containing protein 160 produces MNRTKSRKNNTLVHFLNEDDYLEEPAPLQSFSEQTTDKRMDRMSGFSSRITEEGNTFKRKDSFHIAEREQDPTLRDGWRKSPKNVPSTNSAFWDLIDFDRDSPQRESASDWSKKELSTATQRNRKKWSEATPKLRLYLLNEELRKLNQKCREIEQDFENAEKELLNCRREVMTRAVNFQEPGTAASKNDRELQALKNDLSEKTKNVKNITEELQQAKEVMCRLNLENRKLKYAIRKLKHQTEISTALLREEMKLYFELEMEKIRLDLDALKHELRTEKSQRVKNTRALEMLGRHFASVMMMPTTADHITGNTF; encoded by the coding sequence ATGAATAGAACAAAATCCCGGAAAAACAATACCTTGGTTCATTTTTTAAACGAGGACGATTATCTAGAAGAGCCTGCTCCGCTTCAGTCTTTCTCAGAACAAACAACCGACAAAAGGATGGATAGAATGTCTGGCTTTTCCTCTAGAATCACTGAAGAAGGAAATACTTTTAAGAGGAAAGACTCTTTCCACATCGCGGAAAGAGAACAAGATCCAACTTTAAGAGATGGGTGGAGGAAGTCGCCAAAGAATGTACCTAGCACGAATTCTGCCTTCTGGGACTTGATTGATTTCGATAGGGATAGCCCCCAAAGAGAGAGCGCCTCCGACTGGAGCAAGAAGGAATTATCGACTGCCACACAACGCAACAGGAAAAAATGGTCTGAAGCAACTCCAAAACTCCGTCTCTACCTTCTAAATGAAGAACTGAGGAAACTTAACCAGAAATGCCGAGAGATAGAACAGGACTTTGAAAACGCCGAGAAAGAACTTTTGAACTGCAGAAGGGAAGTGATGACGAGAGCAGTCAATTTTCAAGAACCAGGGACTGCTGCTTCAAAGAATGACCGGGAACTGCAAGCTTTAAAAAACGATCTGTCTGAAAAAACGAAAAACGTAAAGAACATAACCGAAGAACTCCAGCAAGCCAAAGAAGTAATGTGCAGATTGAACCTAGAGAACAGAAAGTTGAAATATGCCATCAGGAAACTGAAACATCAAACTGAAATCAGTACCGCACTcctcagagaagaaatgaagctGTATTTTGAGCTGGAGATGGAAAAGATCCGCTTAGATCTAGATGCCCTCAAGCATGAGCTGAGAACCGAGAAGAGCCAACGCGTGAAGAACACCAGAGCCTTGGAGATGCTTGGAAGACACTTTGCTTCCGTGATGATGATGCCGACCACCGCTGACCACATCACAGGCAATActttttaa